The following are from one region of the Rhinoraja longicauda isolate Sanriku21f chromosome 33, sRhiLon1.1, whole genome shotgun sequence genome:
- the pex11a gene encoding peroxisomal membrane protein 11A, whose amino-acid sequence MDSYVKLASLSQGRDKIFRTTQYACILLNYLIHKNGSNKELAAKLKHLESNLSSGRKLFRLGNTVDAVQTARRNVQLSDPVLRFCLTAIPLSRALYYICDNILWAGAVGLGDIDKEKWSKRCNRYYFFSLVVSLGRDVYEVVQLMKEEALVRKRQESKSVSNLENNHVQIEFDWIARIKSKAFLVLLFQSLGSNPPVLLDVVKNLCDLVLPLDKIGICKTNPAVVGFCGLLSSILSILAFTQPALKLKP is encoded by the exons aaCTACTCAGTATGCATGCATATTACTTAATTATCTCATTCACAAGAATGGCAGCAACAAGGAGCTGGCTGCCAAACTTAAACATCTGGAGTCTAACTTGAGTTCAGGACGCAAGT TATTTCGGTTGGGTAACACAGTGGATGCCGTTCAGACAGCCAGAAGGAACGTTCAGCTTTCAGACCCAGTGCTTCGGTTTTGTCTCACTGCCATCCCCCTCAGTCGGGCGCTGTACTACATTTGTGATAATATTCTCTGGGCGGGAGCAGTGGGACTCGGTGATATTGATAAGGAGAAGTGGAGCAAACGATGCAACCGTTACTATTTTTTCTCACTAGTTGTCAGCCTAGGTAGAGATGTCTATGAGGTTGTCCAGCTCATGAAAGAAGAAGCGCTTGTCCGAAAAAGGCAAGAGAGCAAATCCGTTAGCAACCTGGAAAACAATCATGTGCAGATCgagtttgactggatagcaaggatCAAGTCCAAAGCTTTCCTCGTGCTGCTTTTCCAAAGCCTTGGGAGCAATCCTCCTGTGTTGCTTGATGTTGTTAAAAATCTCTGTGACCTCGTCCTCCCGCTCGACAAAATTGGCATCTGCAAAACCAATCCTGCTGTGGTTGGGTTCTGTGGGCTCCTTTCCTCAATCCTCTCAATTCTAGCTTTTACACAGCCAGCACTGAAGTTGAAACCATGA